One segment of Cydia splendana chromosome 22, ilCydSple1.2, whole genome shotgun sequence DNA contains the following:
- the LOC134801397 gene encoding facilitated trehalose transporter Tret1-like: MSASKKSYVPFWRQCFLTASVAVNITGHGCVIGYSAILIPSLRNPDSHIKATPSQESWIASIIGFALIVGNVIVTPLMDLIGRKKCHIVSTIPILTGWFLLLLADSVQAIILARFLQGVSMGLLGPLGSIIISEMTDPKNRGAFLTCVSLSLTIGVMFTHTIGTILSWQQTALICSFITFISLNMIIFTTETPSWLIAKGKYKESKEVFFYLRGEGPEQEDELEHMMTAQKMIRKSSVVGQKLSFCTKTRRLFRYLGRSFKKPEFYKPVAIMFHLYTLFQFAGINVISSYAMDIIGQLVGPEANAALFMVLLDCQRLVCNVLAVFVMQKCNRRTVLFSMGFICVTAYLCKGTYTLAKQNDWLPSYLQNQYVPIFLIGMYMFSLTVGISSVPFAISGEIFPLEYRGLGGGIGTLPLSLNFFLAVKCFPVLSGAIGLPYTYYVYGGVVFYCLSVLWFILPETKGRTLQEIEDELRGKGMHDERRESEPLNGNMLMRRYSSQIIIH, translated from the exons ATGAGTGCGTCGAAAAAGAGTTATGTGCCGTTTTGGAGACAG TGCTTTCTCACGGCAAGCGTGGCAGTCAATATCACGGGGCACGGCTGCGTCATCGGCTACTCCGCGATCCTGATCCCCAGCCTCAGGAACCCTGACTCTCACATCAAGGCCACGCCCAGCCAAGAATCATGGATAG CGTCCATCATCGGCTTTGCTCTAATTGTGGGCAACGTCATCGTTACTCCTCTCATGGATTTAATCGGCAGAAAAAAATGCCACATCGTCTCCACTATACCTATCTTGACAGGATGGTTCCTGTTACTCCTGGCTGACAGCGTCCAAGCCATAATCCTGGCCAGATTCCTACAAGGCGTATCCATGGGATTACTAGGGCCTTTAGGCTCGATTATCATAAGTGAAATGACGGATCCAAAGAACAGAGGGGCCTTCTTGACTTGTGTGTCATTATCGTTGACTATTGGAGTCATGTTCACGCATACCATCGGGACTATCTTGAGCTGGCAACAAACTGCCTTGATCTGCTCTTTTATAACCTTTATAAGCTTAAATATGATTATATTCACTACAGAAACACCGTCGTGGTTGATagctaaaggaaaatacaaGGAAAGCAAAGAAGTGTTCTTCTATCTACGCGGCGAAGGCCCCGAGCAAGAAGACGAGCTAGAACACATGATGACAGCTCAGAAAATGATTCGGAAATCCAGCGTTGTGGGTCAGAAACTATCCTTTTGCACAAAAACTAGAAGATTGTTCAGATACCTAGGAAGATCGTTCAAGAAGCCCGAATTTTATAAACCAGTGGCTATTATGTTCCACTTATACACGTTATTCCAATTCGCTGGGATTAACGTCATCAGTTCTTACGCCATGGATATCATCGGACAATTAGTGGGTCCTGAAGCGAATGCTGCGCTATTCATGGTTCTTCTAGATTGTCAGAGACTCGTGTGTAACGTCTTAGCTGTGTTTGTGATGCAGAAGTGCAACCGAAGGACTGTTCTCTTTTCTATGGGATTCATATGCGTTACTGCATATTTATGTAAGGGTACATACACGCTCGCTAAACAGAACGATTGGCTACCTAGTTATTTACAAAATCAATACGTTCCTATATTTTTAATAGGGATGTACATGTTTTCTCTAACCGTTGGCATATCATCTGTCCCATTTGCGATATCTGGAGAAATATTTCCTTTAGAATACAGAGGGTTGGGTGGTGGTATTGGGACGTTGCCTTTATCGTTGAATTTCTTTTTGGCTGTGAAATGTTTCCCAGTTTTGTCTGGAGCTATTGGTCTCCCGTACACGTACTACGTGTACGGTGGGGTGGTGTTTTACTGCCTGAGTGTTTTATGGTTTATTCTTCCTGAGACCAAAGGTAGGACTCTTCAAGAGATTGAGGATGAGTTAAGAGGAAAAGGTATGCATGACGAGAGGAGAGAGTCGGAGCCTCTAAACGGCAATATGCTGATGCGACGGTACAGTTCACAAATCATCATTCATTAa